A stretch of Mesorhizobium sp. M2A.F.Ca.ET.046.03.2.1 DNA encodes these proteins:
- a CDS encoding sugar ABC transporter substrate-binding protein produces the protein MKSSFKNALLSAVFTVATVGWNVSAHADGEKYVLIEHSPDSETFWNTVKNGASLAAKEVGAEVTFRNPPTGDLADMVRIIQQTTAEAPSGIIVTIPDADLVGGPIADAVAKGIPVVTMNTGTAEQSKKLGALLHVGQPEFDAGEGAGERAKAAGIKSFLCVNSLFPNVAGEQRCQGFAKGLGVELGKQMIDSGTDAAEIANRVKAYLSANPDTGAVLALGPMTALPTIQALKDNGMAGQIFFATFDLNPDISKAIKDGVINFAIDQQPFLQGYLPVITLTNYLRYGVVPANSVLSGPGFVTKDNIKLVESLAGQYR, from the coding sequence ATGAAATCTTCATTCAAGAACGCACTGCTTTCGGCCGTATTCACCGTCGCCACCGTCGGTTGGAATGTATCCGCTCATGCGGATGGCGAGAAATACGTCCTCATCGAGCATTCGCCCGATAGCGAGACCTTCTGGAACACCGTGAAGAACGGCGCCAGCTTGGCGGCTAAGGAAGTGGGAGCGGAGGTTACGTTCCGCAATCCGCCGACCGGCGATCTTGCCGACATGGTTCGCATCATTCAACAGACCACTGCAGAAGCGCCGAGTGGGATCATCGTAACGATTCCCGATGCCGACCTCGTCGGCGGCCCCATCGCTGATGCGGTCGCCAAGGGCATTCCGGTGGTGACGATGAACACCGGAACGGCCGAACAGTCGAAGAAGCTCGGAGCGCTTCTGCATGTGGGGCAACCAGAGTTCGACGCGGGCGAGGGCGCCGGTGAACGAGCGAAGGCTGCAGGCATCAAATCGTTCCTCTGCGTGAACAGCCTGTTTCCGAATGTCGCCGGCGAGCAGCGCTGCCAGGGCTTCGCGAAGGGTCTTGGCGTAGAACTCGGTAAGCAGATGATTGACTCTGGCACCGATGCCGCGGAGATCGCCAACAGGGTGAAGGCCTATCTCTCTGCCAACCCTGATACCGGCGCCGTCCTGGCGCTCGGCCCGATGACTGCGCTCCCGACCATCCAGGCCCTGAAGGACAACGGAATGGCGGGACAGATCTTCTTCGCGACCTTTGACTTGAACCCCGACATCTCCAAGGCCATCAAGGATGGCGTCATCAATTTCGCCATTGACCAGCAGCCCTTCCTGCAGGGCTACCTGCCGGTGATCACTCTGACCAACTACCTCCGTTACGGCGTCGTTCCGGCGAACTCGGTCCTCTCCGGACCCGGCTTCGTGACCAAGGACAACATCAAGTTGGTTGAATCCCTCGCGGGTCAGTACCGCTAG
- a CDS encoding zinc-binding dehydrogenase, producing MKAARFHAKGDVRVEEVELPAQLAPDEVLVRNQLCGICGTDLHEFAAGPIFISPQPNAFSGASIPQILGHEFSAIVEKVGGEITHLKPGDRVSIQPHMGPLDGYFGVRGLHFLGTRGAATGLTWPWGGFAQYAVMKGYATVKMPEKLTFRQGALVEPAAVAVTAVDRSGLQPGGSVLITGGGPIGALTVLAAHAAGAAKIFLSEPNASRRRRIENLGVPVTTIDPTQSSLASSISRQTFEGLGCDAAIECAGNPRAISDCLSAVRPQGTVVLIGLTNGKVEVSPFDLIVRDIRLQGSLCYPTSMWPRVFSMIESGRLPVDQLVDEVISLDELVDKGFQPLLDPSGTKMKILVDLNA from the coding sequence ATGAAAGCAGCTCGGTTTCACGCGAAGGGCGATGTTCGCGTCGAGGAAGTAGAATTGCCAGCACAGCTCGCTCCCGACGAAGTTCTCGTTCGAAACCAACTCTGCGGAATCTGCGGGACCGACCTTCATGAGTTCGCTGCCGGTCCGATTTTCATCTCGCCTCAACCGAATGCATTTTCTGGCGCCTCTATTCCGCAAATCCTGGGACATGAGTTCAGCGCGATCGTCGAGAAGGTAGGCGGTGAAATCACCCACCTGAAACCCGGCGATCGCGTTTCGATCCAGCCCCACATGGGACCGCTTGATGGCTATTTTGGCGTTCGCGGATTGCATTTCCTGGGCACGCGCGGGGCCGCCACCGGACTAACCTGGCCTTGGGGCGGCTTCGCGCAATATGCGGTGATGAAGGGTTACGCCACCGTGAAAATGCCCGAGAAGCTGACGTTTCGCCAGGGCGCCCTGGTCGAACCCGCGGCTGTCGCGGTGACCGCGGTTGATCGAAGTGGACTACAGCCTGGGGGGTCGGTTCTAATCACTGGGGGCGGCCCAATCGGAGCGCTGACTGTCTTGGCGGCCCACGCCGCCGGAGCAGCGAAGATCTTCCTTAGTGAACCCAATGCATCAAGGCGTCGCCGCATAGAAAACCTCGGGGTTCCGGTTACGACGATCGACCCGACGCAATCCTCTCTGGCCTCGTCGATCAGCAGACAAACGTTCGAAGGGCTCGGTTGCGACGCCGCGATCGAATGCGCCGGCAACCCACGCGCGATCTCCGATTGTCTATCGGCCGTCCGACCGCAGGGAACAGTGGTGTTGATCGGCCTCACGAATGGCAAGGTCGAGGTCTCACCATTCGACCTCATTGTGCGGGATATCCGGCTGCAGGGCTCACTGTGTTACCCGACCTCGATGTGGCCACGGGTATTCTCGATGATAGAAAGCGGGCGGCTTCCAGTCGATCAACTGGTTGATGAGGTCATCTCGCTCGACGAGCTTGTGGACAAGGGTTTCCAACCACTGTTGGACCCGAGTGGAACGAAAATGAAAATTCTTGTAGACCTCAACGCCTAA
- a CDS encoding SDR family oxidoreductase: METGLKGKVAFITGGANGIGRSTAIAFAKEGAHVGILDIDEAEMQKVAEAAKALGVTVHTAAGDLSTARGVSDGMDTLLAAFGNRIDILVNNVGSGAIRSFDDVDDAAWDATLALNFMSYVRAIRKVLPILREKGGVIVNNASDLARQPEPVPIDYSVSKAAVLSLTKALARAEGPKIRVNAVAPGPIWTPFWTKPGGFAETMGKYHKMEPQAAVEHEMKLRQLPLQRLGDPDEVANVLVFLASDLASFVTSAVWGVDGGSIRSIV; this comes from the coding sequence ATGGAAACTGGTCTCAAAGGTAAAGTCGCGTTTATCACTGGCGGTGCGAACGGAATTGGTCGGTCCACGGCTATAGCGTTCGCGAAAGAGGGTGCGCACGTCGGCATCCTGGATATCGATGAGGCCGAAATGCAAAAGGTAGCCGAGGCTGCCAAGGCTCTCGGAGTCACGGTGCACACCGCGGCCGGAGATCTTTCGACCGCGCGCGGCGTATCCGATGGTATGGACACGTTACTCGCCGCCTTCGGCAATCGCATTGATATTCTGGTGAACAATGTCGGGTCGGGGGCCATCCGCTCCTTCGACGACGTCGATGATGCTGCTTGGGATGCTACCCTGGCCCTGAACTTCATGAGCTACGTGCGGGCCATCCGCAAAGTGTTGCCAATCCTTCGCGAAAAGGGCGGCGTGATCGTCAACAACGCATCCGATCTTGCCAGGCAACCTGAACCGGTGCCGATCGACTATTCGGTGTCGAAGGCTGCTGTGCTCTCCCTGACCAAAGCCCTTGCTCGCGCCGAAGGCCCTAAGATCCGCGTTAACGCAGTGGCACCCGGTCCCATCTGGACGCCGTTCTGGACAAAGCCTGGTGGATTCGCCGAGACGATGGGCAAGTATCACAAGATGGAGCCGCAAGCCGCCGTGGAGCATGAGATGAAGCTCCGCCAGCTGCCACTCCAGCGACTTGGCGATCCCGACGAGGTCGCAAATGTCCTCGTCTTCCTCGCTTCCGACCTTGCGAGTTTCGTCACTTCGGCCGTCTGGGGTGTCGATGGTGGATCGATCCGGTCGATTGTTTAA
- a CDS encoding SDR family oxidoreductase, translated as MPTLTFGLPDLIVVTGTASGLGSEIATLLLDCGSKVVGVDLTSSRLSEREGYTQVLGSVSDRSTWTKVKDAINSTSSGKLGLVTSAAILDTGFIPDTTPEIIARAMDVNVTGTALAMAALIPLMERRGGSVVAVASVNAGLAEQQLAVYNATKAAVRQLARTAALDHARAGVRINVLSPGPMMAGLFKRHLESATDGDKFLATRSNRQPEGKILEAVEVARAALFLLSDGAHAILGADLVADGGLTAGFDFRTGAEGASI; from the coding sequence ATGCCAACGCTCACCTTCGGATTGCCCGACCTAATCGTCGTTACCGGCACCGCGTCCGGGCTTGGGAGCGAGATCGCGACTTTGCTGCTGGATTGTGGATCGAAGGTCGTCGGAGTGGATCTGACGTCCTCCCGATTGTCTGAACGTGAAGGCTACACCCAGGTTCTAGGTTCTGTTTCCGACCGGAGCACCTGGACAAAGGTGAAAGACGCCATCAATTCCACGAGCTCCGGGAAGCTAGGTCTGGTTACCTCCGCAGCGATCCTCGACACAGGTTTCATACCGGACACAACCCCCGAGATTATCGCGCGTGCGATGGACGTGAACGTCACGGGCACTGCGCTTGCAATGGCCGCGTTGATCCCGCTGATGGAGAGGAGAGGGGGCTCAGTCGTTGCAGTAGCATCGGTAAATGCAGGTTTGGCCGAGCAGCAATTGGCTGTCTACAACGCAACCAAAGCTGCGGTAAGGCAACTTGCACGAACTGCAGCCCTGGACCATGCTCGCGCCGGTGTTCGCATCAACGTCCTCAGCCCCGGCCCTATGATGGCTGGACTGTTCAAGCGCCACCTCGAATCCGCGACCGACGGCGACAAATTCCTGGCGACGCGCTCCAACAGGCAGCCGGAGGGAAAGATCCTGGAGGCGGTCGAAGTCGCTCGAGCAGCGCTGTTCCTTTTGTCTGACGGCGCCCACGCGATCTTGGGTGCAGACCTCGTCGCAGACGGCGGCCTGACTGCTGGCTTTGACTTCCGCACCGGGGCCGAAGGGGCTTCAATCTAA
- a CDS encoding Dabb family protein produces the protein MGLPSIENRTVGDCIKHIVMWNVAGANETEKDQAAAIIKLRFEGLRGLIPGLLHLEIGVDFSRVSYACDVVLYSEFSSKEALAAYATHPAHLKVRDELEGMRIARHQVDYVQDVEAVASSSRSALSSTGRSHNAVE, from the coding sequence ATGGGTCTCCCCAGCATTGAAAACCGAACTGTTGGCGACTGTATAAAGCACATCGTCATGTGGAACGTTGCTGGCGCGAACGAGACCGAGAAGGATCAGGCTGCCGCTATAATAAAATTGAGGTTCGAGGGCCTCAGGGGCCTCATTCCCGGGCTCCTCCATCTGGAAATCGGTGTGGATTTCAGCCGGGTATCCTATGCCTGCGATGTGGTCCTGTATTCCGAGTTCAGCAGTAAGGAAGCACTTGCTGCATACGCGACCCACCCAGCTCATTTGAAAGTCCGAGATGAGTTGGAGGGTATGCGCATAGCGAGGCACCAAGTTGACTACGTCCAGGACGTAGAGGCAGTCGCCTCCTCTTCCAGGAGCGCGCTCTCAAGCACTGGTCGATCGCACAACGCCGTCGAATAG
- a CDS encoding LysR family transcriptional regulator has product MDRWTELDVFVRIAEEASLTRAGETLGMSISSVSRNLMNLETRLGVRLVQRSTRQLSLTSEGEQFYEQAREIIHNLLDAEANVSAKAASPNGRLRVGASLSFSLLHLMPVVQQFRDRYPNVIIDIVSSNRYYDIVENGLDLAIRTRRVEADSSITIRRLAETRRLLAASPAYLERRGTPQHPSDLADHDLILYTLADNWNQFNFRKGADQLRIDVDGIINANDGQLICVAARNGLGILAQPAYIIQADLDAGRLVRVLDDWDLPRLTMNIAFPTKVMLPTRTRLFIDFLVERFRVGEYEKIWTS; this is encoded by the coding sequence ATGGATCGCTGGACCGAACTGGACGTGTTTGTAAGGATCGCGGAGGAAGCGAGCCTAACTCGAGCAGGCGAGACGCTCGGAATGTCTATTTCGAGCGTAAGCCGCAACCTGATGAACTTGGAGACACGCCTCGGCGTTCGCTTGGTCCAGCGATCCACCCGCCAATTGAGCCTCACCAGCGAGGGTGAGCAGTTTTATGAACAGGCACGGGAAATCATCCACAACCTTCTCGATGCTGAAGCAAACGTGTCAGCCAAAGCGGCTAGCCCGAATGGTCGACTGCGGGTCGGAGCCTCTCTTTCATTCTCCTTGCTGCATCTGATGCCTGTCGTACAACAGTTTCGCGATCGATACCCCAACGTCATTATCGATATCGTGTCGTCCAACCGATACTATGACATCGTCGAGAATGGCCTCGATCTCGCAATCAGAACGCGCCGTGTAGAAGCGGACAGTTCCATCACAATCAGACGCCTAGCCGAGACGCGGCGTCTTTTGGCGGCGTCTCCAGCCTACCTGGAGCGTCGTGGCACGCCCCAGCATCCCAGTGATCTGGCCGATCATGATCTCATTCTCTACACACTCGCCGACAACTGGAACCAGTTCAATTTCCGCAAGGGCGCCGACCAACTAAGGATCGACGTGGACGGCATCATCAATGCAAATGATGGCCAGTTGATCTGCGTGGCTGCGCGAAACGGGTTGGGAATTCTGGCCCAGCCAGCCTACATCATACAGGCCGATCTGGACGCCGGGCGTCTCGTCAGGGTTTTGGACGACTGGGACTTGCCCCGCCTTACCATGAACATCGCGTTTCCTACCAAGGTCATGCTTCCAACACGAACCCGCCTGTTCATAGATTTCCTGGTCGAACGCTTCCGCGTCGGCGAATACGAAAAAATTTGGACGAGTTAA
- the pcaF gene encoding 3-oxoadipyl-CoA thiolase, whose translation MSEAFICDYIRTPIGRFGGVLSSVRADDLGAVPLKELMKRHGSLDWQAVDEVIFGCANQAGEDNRNVARMSLLLAGLPETVPGTTMNRLCGSGMDALITAARAIKAGEADLVIAGGVESMSRAPFVLPKAETAFSRHAEVHDTTIGWRFVNPAMAGRYGVDSMPQTGQNVADDFGISREDQDLFAVASQNKAANAQSNGRLAREITPVVIPQRKGDPVMVDRDEHPRATTFETLSKLKPLFNGGSVTAGNSSGVNDGAAALIIATETAAKKNGLAPIARIVAGATAGVPPRIMGIGPAPASQKLMSRLGLVADDFDVIELNEAFASQGLATLRELGVALNDDRVNRNGGAIALGHPLGMSGARIAGTAAIEMSLSGGRRALATMCVGVGQGIAVALERT comes from the coding sequence ATGAGCGAAGCGTTTATCTGCGACTACATTCGCACGCCGATCGGCCGCTTCGGCGGCGTGCTTTCGTCGGTGCGAGCTGACGACCTCGGAGCTGTTCCGCTGAAGGAACTGATGAAGCGACACGGGTCCCTCGACTGGCAAGCGGTGGATGAGGTGATATTCGGCTGCGCGAACCAAGCAGGCGAAGACAATCGCAACGTGGCAAGAATGTCGTTGCTGCTAGCCGGACTACCTGAAACGGTGCCCGGAACGACGATGAACCGCCTATGCGGCTCAGGCATGGATGCTCTGATCACCGCGGCCCGCGCTATCAAGGCAGGTGAAGCAGACCTTGTGATCGCAGGGGGCGTTGAGTCCATGTCGCGGGCGCCGTTCGTATTGCCCAAAGCAGAAACGGCATTCTCTCGACATGCAGAGGTCCACGACACGACGATCGGCTGGCGCTTCGTCAATCCAGCGATGGCGGGGCGCTACGGTGTCGATTCGATGCCGCAGACTGGCCAAAACGTTGCGGACGATTTCGGGATCAGCCGGGAGGATCAAGACCTGTTTGCGGTAGCTTCGCAGAACAAGGCGGCAAATGCTCAGTCGAATGGGCGCCTGGCGCGAGAAATCACGCCTGTCGTTATTCCCCAGCGCAAGGGCGACCCTGTGATGGTCGACCGCGACGAACATCCTCGCGCCACTACCTTCGAAACCCTTTCCAAACTGAAGCCGCTCTTCAATGGTGGCAGCGTGACAGCTGGCAACTCGTCAGGAGTAAATGACGGGGCCGCGGCCTTGATCATCGCAACCGAGACCGCCGCCAAAAAGAATGGACTGGCACCAATCGCGCGCATCGTGGCCGGCGCTACCGCGGGCGTTCCACCGCGGATCATGGGCATCGGCCCCGCGCCAGCATCTCAGAAGTTGATGAGCCGTTTGGGGTTAGTGGCGGACGATTTCGACGTCATCGAACTCAACGAGGCTTTTGCCTCGCAAGGTCTGGCGACGCTTCGTGAGCTAGGGGTAGCTCTGAATGATGATCGGGTTAACCGCAATGGCGGTGCGATCGCACTGGGTCATCCCTTGGGCATGTCGGGCGCCCGCATTGCCGGCACGGCAGCAATCGAGATGTCTCTGTCGGGCGGCAGGCGAGCCCTTGCTACCATGTGCGTCGGTGTCGGACAGGGGATCGCGGTGGCATTGGAGAGAACATAG